One Lycium barbarum isolate Lr01 chromosome 5, ASM1917538v2, whole genome shotgun sequence genomic window carries:
- the LOC132642202 gene encoding zinc finger protein ZAT11-like: MVVLPIKREREGEFKTITTMANYLMLLSHQENLSDAITNSSPDRVFECKTCNRQFSSFQALGGHRASHKKPRLMGELNFQLPISPPKPKTHECSICGLEFPIGQALGGHMRRHRGIMNENNNIQVPHVVKKLKNTPRVLCLDLNLTPLENDLEFKMKKQAPVVDFFL; this comes from the coding sequence ATGGTAGTTCTACCAataaagagagaaagagaaggtgaATTTAAAACCATAACAACCATGGCAAATTACTTGATGTTGCTCTCACACCAAGAAAATCTTTCTGACGCAATCACAAACAGTTCTCCTGATCGTGTTTTTGAGTGCAAAACTTGCAATAGACAATTTTCTTCATTTCAAGCGCTTGGTGGTCATCGAGCAAGTCACAAGAAGCCAAGATTAATGGGAGAATTGAACTTTCAATTGCCAATTTCTCCTCCTAAACCAAAAACACATGAGTGTTCCATTTGTGGGCTTGAATTTCCTATAGGACAAGCTTTAGGTGGACATATGAGAAGGCATAGAGGTATTATgaatgaaaataataatattcAAGTTCCTCATGTTGTGAAGAAATTAAAAAATACTCCAAGAGTTTTGTGTTTGGATTTGAACTTGACTCCATTGGAGAATGACTTAGAGTTCAAGATGAAGAAGCAAGCTCCAGTAGTTGATTTCTTCTTGTGA